Proteins from a genomic interval of Candidatus Paceibacterota bacterium:
- the lepB gene encoding signal peptidase I codes for MEKTTNWLFELIKSAIFAIILVAIVRMFIAQPFVVSGQSMEPTFVEHEYMIVDQLSYKLSDPKRGDVIVFKYPKEPSTYYIKRIIGLPGETVSMTNGVVVITPVEGKAFTLPEEYIVNKDLREVEQKATLGEGEYFVLGDNRPVSSDSRIWGVLPKDNIIGKPFVSVYPFSKLDIYPGSERYSN; via the coding sequence ATGGAAAAGACCACGAATTGGCTTTTTGAGCTTATAAAGAGCGCTATTTTCGCAATTATCCTCGTTGCTATTGTTCGAATGTTCATTGCACAACCGTTTGTGGTTAGTGGTCAATCAATGGAACCTACATTTGTAGAGCACGAGTACATGATTGTTGACCAACTGTCATACAAACTATCAGATCCCAAGCGTGGTGATGTGATCGTATTTAAGTACCCAAAGGAGCCTTCTACGTACTACATTAAGCGCATCATTGGCCTTCCAGGTGAGACAGTATCTATGACAAATGGTGTAGTAGTCATCACCCCTGTTGAAGGCAAAGCATTTACACTTCCCGAAGAATATATCGTAAATAAAGACCTACGTGAGGTAGAGCAAAAGGCAACCCTTGGCGAAGGTGAATACTTTGTCCTGGGAGATAACCGACCAGTGAGTTCTGACTCACGTATCTGGGGAGTGCTCCCAAAAGATAACATCATTGGAAAGCCATTCGTAAGTGTATATCCATTTTCGAAACTTGATATCTACCCCGGGAGCGAACGATACTCGAATTAA